A window of Mangifera indica cultivar Alphonso chromosome 11, CATAS_Mindica_2.1, whole genome shotgun sequence contains these coding sequences:
- the LOC123229622 gene encoding phosphatidate phosphatase PAH2 translates to MYTVGRIGSYISRGVYTVSGPFHPFGGAVDIIVVEQPDGSFKSSPWYVKFGKFQGVLKTKEKVVSISVNEVEADFHMYLDHKGEAYFLKEVDFEEGESVLYPSSSSDEMDGQSNSKRRSMKSKSCNYDADKLNLAGQIDASNKNAVARSGSGRARWFVFGRRPMKDNDFKEGEGDASVSRINSLERAEIAADLLEVKWSTNLASGKSRQDNASRFSAADVLDDNVVEHIEVKASEIQVESSVGDDWKNRTDDSVPDRDTVSLFEQMDGCPISSSENLETSTVEGGMEVSSIGTMEPVAETPLLGESSVEANCVIVTEISRTAGDFAVGNAEQAHPDLLSEYELEECHSKLSVKEQACDEEDPINPGCRVSEESGSDHVQSFVYCETSQSSIIGLENSNNQAQETLCLTSGGCGEVHVHEETVHVTIELPSKDTAVNLAKHIDLEKELAQVSDMDIGNPITLAESNPDMVCLDPPLCSTIEVDSQNICFALNVSSEVQDGLNITDDVKQSFGIGDSERNYGDIVMDKSGSDSLVESSEEEQFPFRFKFFNLFEKDNHLAYCGEGIKAVNGLVDANDESCSSSDMFDQYNPLTDLENSMEKSRVISGPVSVPGSHKAVEEVGRLAESLPNIWSPTIAVTADDCDFPVSHSLDSNSRPLNWTLLKENDSSCIKSDADKEQQMAQEQPNIDNNQELKSALSSTTVEISLCKHLLWEGMGANAASQAFDAEKLDIEKFTSLGPAILKDDRLIVRIGGHYFPWDVAAPFVLGMVAFGIKEMSEPKGMIPVDQVEKFLVGDPSKTIVSPSGSWRIWPFTLGRSKSRRATRPAQSDTKSSDAEVSSVSIDGMNEANNVSKPKMAKKMVRAITPTSEQLASLNLKEGRNSVTFTFSTAMLGKQQVDARIYLWKWNTRIVISDVDGTITKSDVLGQFMPMVGMDWSQTGVAHLFSAIKENGYQLLFLSARAISQAYHTRRFLFNLKQDGKALPDGPVVISPDGVFPSLYREVIRRAPHEFKIACLEDIRALFPSDCNPFYAGFGNRDTDEISYLKVGIPKGKIFIINPKGEVAVSRRVDTKSYSSLHALVHGMFPSTTSSEQEDFNSWNFWRLPPPDIDV, encoded by the exons ATGTATACGGTGGGAAGAATTGGGAGCTATATCTCGAGGGGCGTGTACACGGTGTCTGGGCCTTTTCATCCATTTGGTGGAGCTGTGGATATAATAGTGGTGGAACAACCAGATGGGAGCTTCAAATCATCGCCTTGGTATGTCAAGTTCGGAAAATTTCAGGGGGTTTTGAAGACAAAAGAGAAGGTGGTTAGTATTAGTGTTAATGAAGTTGAGGCTGATTTCCACATGTATCTTGATCATAAGGGGGAAGCTTACTTTCTCAAGGAGGTAGATTTTGAAGAAGGTGAATCCGTACTATATCCTTCGTCTTCAAGTGATGAGATGGATGGGCAATCTAATAGTAAAAGGAGGTCTATGAAGTCCAAAAGTTGTAATTATGATGCTGATAAGCTTAATTTAGCTGGCCAGATTGATGCTAGTAATAAGAATGCTGTGGCTAGGTCTGGTTCTGGCCGGGCAAGGTGGTTTGTTTTTGGACGGAGGCCAATGAAGGATAATGATTTTAAGGAGGGAGAAGGTGATGCTAGCGTGTCAAGGATAAATTCATTGGAACGTGCTGAGATTGCAGCTGATCTATTGGAGGTGAAATGGTCTACCAATTTGGCCTCTGGTAAGTCCAGGCAAGATAATGCTTCCCGGTTTTCTGCTGCTGATGTTTTGGATGATAATGTGGTTGAACATATTGAGGTAAAAGCCAGTGAAATCCAGGTGGAATCATCTGTGGGTGATGATTGGAAGAATAGGACTGATGATTCTGTACCAGATAGGGATACTGTTTCCTTATTTGAGCAAATGGATGGCTGTCCTATCTCTAGCTCTGAGAACCTGGAGACTTCTACTGTAGAAGGTGGCATGGAAGTATCATCTATAGGCACCATGGAACCAGTTGCTGAAACTCCCTTATTGGGTGAAAGTTCTGTGGAAGCAAATTGTGTCATAGTAACTGAAATATCAAGAACAGCTGGCGATTTTGCTGTAGGTAATGCTGAGCAGGCTCACCCTGATTTACTAAGTGAATATGAGCTTGAAGAATGCCATTCAAAGCTGTCTGTTAAAGAACAGGCTTGTGATGAAGAGGATCCTATAAATCCAGGTTGCAGAGTTTCTGAGGAGAGTGGATCAGACCACGTTCAATCCTTTGTATACTGTGAAACATCACAGAGCTCAATAATTGGGttggaaaattcaaataatcagGCTCAAGAAACATTGTGCCTTACCAGTGGGGGATGTGGGGAAGTCCATGTTCATGAAGAGACTGTACATGTGACAATTGAGCTACCATCAAAG GATACTGCTGTCAATCTAGCAAAGCATATTGATCTGGAGAAAGAATTGGCACAGGTCTCTGATATGGACATTGGGAACCCAATAACATTGGCAGAATCTAATCCTGACATGGTTTGTCTTGACCCACCACTTTGTTCAACCATAGAAGTGGACTCGCAGAATATCTGCTTTGCTCTAAATGTCAGTTCTGAGGTCCAGGATGGGTTAAATATTACCGATGATGTCAAGCAGTCTTTCGGTATTGGTGATTCTGAGAGAAATTATGGTGACATTGTCATGGATAAATCAGGAAGTGATTCACTGGTGGAGAGTTCAGAGGAAGAACAATTTCCTTTCA GATTCAAGTTCTTCAACTTGTTTGAGAAAGATAATCATCTAGCCTATTGTGGTGAAGGCATCAAAGCAGTCAATGGGTTAgttgatgcaaatgatgagtcTTGTTCTTCTTCAGATATGTTTGATCAATACAACCCATTGACTGATCTTGAAAACTCAATGGAGAAATCAAGAGTAATTTCAGGTCCAGTTAGTGTTCCTGGAAGTCATAAGGCTGTTGAAGAAGTTGGGCGACTGGCAGAATCATTGCCTAATATTTGGTCTCCTACTATTGCCGTAACTGCTGATGATTGTGATTTTCCAGTTAGCCATTCTTTAGACTCAAATTCCCGACCCTTGAACTGGACATTGCTCAAGGAAAATGATTCTAGCTGCATAAAGTCAGATGCTGACAAGGAACAACAAATGGCACAGGAACAGCCTAATATTGACAATAATCAAGAGCTCAAAAGTGCTCTTTCCAGCACTACAGTTG AGATATCTCTTTGCAAACATTTGTTATGGGAAGGAATGGGTGCTAATGCTGCTTCTCAGGCATTTGATGCTGAAAAACTGGATATAGAGAAATTTACATCTCTAGGTCCTGCTATTTTGAAGGATGATAGGCTTATTGTCAGAATTGGTGGCCATTACTTCCCATGGGATGTGGCTGCTCCCTTTGTCCTGGGGATGGTTGCATTTGGAATTAAAGAAATGTCTGAGCCAAAAGGCATGATACCAGTTGACCAAGTTGAGAAATTCCTTGTAGGGGATCCTTCAAAAACCATTGTTTCCCCTAGTGGAAGCTGGAGGATCTGGCCTTTTACTCTTGGAAGATCAAAATCCAGGAGGGCTACACGACCAGCTCAAAGTGATACTAAAAGTTCCGATGCTGAGGTCTCTTCAGTGAGCATTGATGGCATGAATGAAGCTAATAATGTTAGTAAACCCAAGATGGCAAAGAAGATGGTTAGGGCAATCACTCCTACTTCTGAGCAGCTGGCATCTCTGAATCTGAAGGAAGGGAGGAACTCTGTTACTTTTACATTCTCCACTGCAATGCTAGGGAAGCAACAG GTTGATGCTAGAATTTATTTGTGGAAGTGGAACACTCGTATAGTAATCTCAGATGTGGATGGAACAATTACAAA ATCAGATGTTCTAGGTCAGTTCATGCCTATGGTTGGGATGGATTGGTCACAAACAGGTGTTGCACATTTATTTTCAGCTATTAAG GAAAATGGGTATCAACTGCTTTTTCTTAGTGCGCGTGCAATCTCCCAAGCTTATCATACTAGACGATTCTTATTCAATCTGAAGCAG GATGGTAAGGCTTTACCTGATGGGCCTGTTGTTATTTCACCTGATGGAGTTTTTCCATCTCTCTATCGAGAAG TTATTAGACGAGCTCCTCACGAATTCAAGATTGCATGCTTAGAG GATATCAGGGCATTGTTTCCTTCTGATTGCAATCCATTCTATGCTGGTTTTGGAAACAGAGACACTGATGAAATCAGCTACCTCAAGGTTGGAATCCCTAAAGGAAAAATCTTTATTATTAACCCCAAG GGTGAGGTTGCTGTTAGCCGACGTGTTGACACAAAATCATATAGTTCGCTTCATGCTCTTGTTCATGGCATGTTTCCTTCTACAACCTCATCTGAGCAG GAGGATTTTAATTCATGGAATTTCTGGAGACTACCTCCTCCTGATATTGATGTTTGA
- the LOC123229623 gene encoding calmodulin-like protein 2, with the protein MPMCFPGSGDTPDPDLREKLKKEFKKHDVNNDGVLSREELKTAFKDLGAWWPRWRTDRALHHVDANNDGVINPEEFDKLVQYAMKERSSFRPMSLPVSVNTEEDQTLKEAFKKHDVNHDGVLSKHELIGAFKELGAWWAWGRASCALYNVDVNNDGVINPEEFENFVRYAKKHGYKVK; encoded by the exons ATGCCGATGTGTTTTCCAGGATCTGGGGATACACCTGATCCGGACCTaagagagaaattaaagaaagagtTCAAGAAGCATGATGTGAATAATGATGGTGTTCTGAGTAGGGAAGAGCTAAAAACGGCCTTCAAGGATTTGGGAGCATGGTGGCCCAGGTGGCGAACCGATCGTGCACTTCACCACGTCGATGCCAACAACGATGGAGTCATCAACCCCGAGGAATTTGATAAACTCGTCCAATATGCTATGAAAGAACG CTCTAGCTTTAGGCCAATGTCGCTTCCTGTGTCGGTCAACACTGAAGAAGATCAAACATTAAAGGAAGCTTTCAAGAAGCATGATGTGAATCATGATGGTGTTCTAAGTAAGCACGAGCTAATAGGCGCCTTCAAAGAATTGGGAGCATGGTGGGCCTGGGGGCGAGCCAGTTGTGCACTTTACAACGTTGATGTCAACAACGATGGAGTCATAAACCCTgaggaatttgaaaatttcGTCAGATATGCTAAAAAACATGGATACAAAGTTAAGTAG